A genome region from Pseudomonas pergaminensis includes the following:
- a CDS encoding anti-sigma factor domain-containing protein: MSATRPQVIEQKPPFWNRPRVFIGVCVAIVAGLGGAFYTQDNVNSAATLVTTAQQPAAQIMAHNDYLEVEPIATAAVEPDRSLELWAMPDGSAPVSLGLLPEDGKGIIGLNPRQQESISKPVELMVSSETKGGSISKQPTGPTVYQGALATR; this comes from the coding sequence ATGAGCGCCACCCGTCCCCAAGTAATTGAACAAAAACCGCCTTTCTGGAACCGTCCACGCGTGTTCATCGGCGTCTGCGTGGCCATCGTCGCCGGCCTCGGCGGCGCGTTCTACACCCAGGACAACGTCAATTCCGCCGCCACCCTGGTGACCACCGCCCAGCAACCCGCGGCGCAGATTATGGCGCACAACGATTACCTCGAAGTAGAGCCGATCGCCACGGCAGCAGTTGAGCCGGATCGCAGCCTGGAACTGTGGGCCATGCCCGACGGCAGCGCACCGGTGTCGCTTGGGCTATTGCCGGAGGATGGCAAAGGCATCATCGGACTCAACCCCCGCCAGCAGGAAAGCATCAGCAAGCCGGTGGAGCTGATGGTGAGTTCGGAGACCAAGGGTGGTTCCATCAGCAAACAGCCGACGGGGCCGACCGTCTACCAAGGCGCACTGGCCACACGCTGA
- a CDS encoding acyltransferase: MRRLLTGCFVTLLLLLNTLVLFGPLMVFALLKLVAPGRLRDYMSWAVMWIAETWAEIDKLIFSLCIPTRWDIRGGDDLRGDTSYLVISNHQSWVDIPALIQALNRRTPFFKFFLKKELIWVPFLGLAWWALDYPFMKRYTKAFLAKHPELAGQDLKITKEACELFKRQPVTVVNYLEGTRFTEGKRKQQDSPFTRLLKPKAGGVAFVLAAMGEQLDAVLDVTVVYPQDRIPGFWDLICGSVPTVIIDIRTRELDPALWQGDYENDPAFRQTVQNWVNQLWTEKDARIEQLRAERP, encoded by the coding sequence ATGCGCCGCCTGCTCACCGGCTGTTTCGTCACACTGCTGCTATTGCTCAACACCCTGGTGCTGTTCGGCCCGTTGATGGTGTTTGCCCTGCTCAAGCTGGTTGCCCCCGGTCGCTTGCGTGACTACATGTCGTGGGCGGTGATGTGGATCGCCGAGACCTGGGCCGAGATCGACAAGCTGATTTTCTCGCTGTGCATCCCCACCCGCTGGGATATTCGCGGCGGCGACGATTTGCGCGGTGACACCAGCTACCTGGTGATCAGCAACCACCAATCCTGGGTGGATATCCCGGCGCTGATCCAGGCCCTCAACCGGCGCACGCCGTTCTTCAAATTCTTCCTGAAAAAAGAGCTGATCTGGGTGCCCTTCCTGGGCCTGGCGTGGTGGGCGCTGGATTACCCGTTCATGAAGCGCTACACCAAGGCGTTCCTGGCCAAGCACCCGGAACTGGCGGGGCAGGATTTGAAGATCACCAAAGAGGCCTGCGAGCTGTTCAAGCGCCAGCCGGTGACGGTGGTCAATTACCTGGAGGGTACGCGGTTCACCGAAGGTAAACGCAAGCAGCAGGACTCACCGTTCACGCGCCTGCTCAAGCCCAAGGCCGGTGGCGTGGCATTCGTGCTGGCGGCGATGGGTGAACAACTGGACGCGGTGCTCGACGTGACGGTGGTCTACCCGCAAGACAGGATTCCGGGGTTCTGGGATTTGATCTGCGGATCGGTACCGACGGTGATCATTGATATCCGTACCCGCGAGCTGGACCCCGCGTTGTGGCAAGGGGATTACGAGAACGATCCGGCATTTCGCCAGACCGTCCAGAACTGGGTCAACCAGCTCTGGACGGAGAAGGACGCGCGCATCGAACAACTGCGCGCGGAGCGTCCTTAA
- the creC gene encoding two-component system sensor histidine kinase CreC — MRLGLRIFLVYALFIGLTGYFVLSTVMKEIRPGVRQSTEETLVDTANLLAEILRDDVKNGTLGQSHWPELLKAYGNRQPGATIWGLPKNQVNHRIYVTDAKGTVLLDSTGKAVGQDYSKWNDVYLTLRGEYGARSTRSELDDPASSVMHVGAPIRDNGHIIGVVTVAKPNSSLQPYVDRTERRLLWYGAGLVILGLLLGAVLSWWLSVALRRLTAYAEAVSEGRRAELPHYRGGELKQLSTAVEHMRTQLEGKAYVERYVHTLTHELKSPLAAIRGAAELLQGDMTREQQQRFVGNIDSESARLQQLIERLLNLAQVEQRQGLEEQASIALAAMVDEVIKAQCARIEGAGLRVEQTIAADVNVYGEPFLLRQALGNLLDNALDFTPPGGLLRFSAQTRHNDVQVSLFNQATPIPDYALPRLSERFYSLPRPASGRKSTGLGLNFVEEVMKLHGGALQIGNVDGGVQAVLHLHTVSTLPT, encoded by the coding sequence ATGCGCCTGGGGCTGCGGATCTTCCTGGTGTACGCGCTGTTTATCGGCCTGACCGGCTACTTTGTGCTCAGCACCGTGATGAAGGAAATCCGCCCCGGCGTGCGCCAGTCCACCGAAGAAACCCTGGTGGACACCGCCAACCTGCTGGCCGAGATCCTGCGCGACGACGTAAAGAACGGCACCCTCGGCCAAAGCCACTGGCCGGAGTTGCTCAAGGCCTACGGCAATCGCCAGCCGGGCGCGACCATCTGGGGGCTGCCGAAAAACCAGGTCAACCATCGCATCTACGTGACCGACGCCAAGGGCACCGTGTTGCTCGATTCCACGGGCAAAGCGGTGGGGCAGGACTATTCGAAGTGGAACGACGTGTACCTGACCTTGCGTGGCGAGTACGGTGCGCGTTCCACCCGCAGCGAACTGGACGACCCTGCCTCATCGGTAATGCACGTGGGCGCGCCGATCCGTGACAACGGCCATATCATTGGCGTGGTCACCGTGGCCAAGCCAAATAGCTCGTTGCAGCCGTATGTCGACCGCACTGAGCGGCGCTTGCTGTGGTACGGCGCTGGCTTGGTGATCCTTGGCCTGTTGCTTGGCGCGGTATTGTCGTGGTGGCTGAGCGTTGCCCTTAGGCGGCTGACGGCCTATGCCGAAGCGGTGAGCGAAGGCCGGCGTGCCGAGTTGCCCCATTACCGTGGCGGCGAACTCAAGCAGCTCTCTACTGCCGTCGAGCACATGCGCACGCAGTTGGAAGGCAAGGCTTACGTCGAGCGCTACGTGCACACCCTGACCCATGAATTGAAGAGCCCGCTGGCGGCGATACGCGGTGCGGCCGAGCTGTTGCAGGGCGATATGACCCGTGAGCAGCAGCAGCGCTTCGTCGGCAATATCGACAGCGAAAGTGCGCGCCTGCAGCAGTTGATCGAGCGCCTGCTGAACCTGGCGCAGGTCGAACAACGCCAGGGCCTGGAAGAGCAGGCCAGTATTGCACTGGCGGCCATGGTCGATGAGGTAATCAAGGCCCAGTGTGCCCGTATCGAAGGCGCCGGGTTGCGCGTCGAGCAGACGATTGCGGCGGATGTAAACGTGTATGGCGAACCCTTTCTGCTGCGTCAGGCACTGGGCAACCTGCTGGACAATGCACTGGACTTCACGCCGCCCGGCGGCCTGCTGAGGTTCAGCGCGCAGACGCGACACAACGACGTGCAGGTGAGCCTGTTCAACCAGGCCACGCCGATTCCCGACTACGCCCTGCCACGCCTGAGCGAGCGTTTCTACTCGCTGCCACGCCCGGCCAGTGGGCGCAAAAGCACCGGCCTGGGCCTCAACTTTGTCGAGGAAGTGATGAAGCTGCACGGCGGCGCATTGCAGATCGGCAATGTCGACGGCGGCGTGCAGGCGGTGCTGCATCTCCACACAGTCTCCACATTGCCCACATAA
- a CDS encoding PepSY-associated TM helix domain-containing protein yields the protein MKSKTIRRWSFIHTWTSLICTVFLLLLALTGLPLVFHHEIDHLLGNEPELAQMPADTPQLNLEQLVAKAQAHRPGEAMQYLAWDEDDKNGVIAIMAATAGTEPNSSHTFMLDARTGEAVETPAANGGLTLFLLRLHVDMFAGLPGKLLLAFMGILFVLAIISGTVLYLPFMRRLTFATVRQDKSTRLRWLDLHNLIGVVTLTWALVVGVTGVISACADLIIAAWRQDSLSAMIEPYKNAPPLTQRAPATELLAIAAKAAPGMAPDFIAFPGTRFSSEHHYAVFMKGSTHLTSHLLTPVLIDASTLAVTAIAERPWYMDAMGMSQPLHFGDYGGMPMKILWAALDVLTIIVLVSGIYLWIVRRKAGKA from the coding sequence ATGAAAAGCAAAACCATCCGCCGCTGGTCCTTCATCCACACCTGGACCAGCCTGATCTGCACGGTATTCCTGCTGCTGCTCGCCCTCACTGGCCTGCCACTGGTGTTTCACCACGAGATCGACCACCTGCTGGGCAACGAGCCGGAGTTGGCGCAGATGCCTGCCGACACGCCACAGCTCAACCTGGAACAACTGGTGGCCAAGGCTCAGGCCCATCGTCCTGGCGAAGCCATGCAGTACCTGGCGTGGGATGAAGATGACAAGAACGGCGTGATCGCGATCATGGCCGCCACCGCCGGCACCGAACCCAACTCGTCCCACACCTTCATGCTCGACGCGCGCACGGGTGAAGCCGTGGAGACCCCGGCGGCGAACGGCGGCTTGACCCTGTTCCTGCTGCGCCTGCATGTGGACATGTTCGCCGGCCTGCCGGGCAAGCTGTTGCTGGCGTTCATGGGCATTTTGTTTGTGCTGGCGATCATCTCGGGCACGGTGTTGTACCTGCCGTTCATGCGGCGCTTGACGTTCGCCACTGTGCGCCAGGACAAATCCACCCGCCTGCGCTGGCTCGACCTGCATAACCTCATCGGCGTGGTCACACTGACGTGGGCGCTGGTGGTGGGCGTGACCGGCGTGATCAGCGCCTGCGCCGACCTGATCATCGCCGCCTGGCGCCAGGACAGCCTCAGCGCGATGATCGAACCTTACAAAAACGCCCCGCCACTGACCCAACGTGCGCCAGCCACCGAGCTGTTGGCGATTGCCGCCAAGGCCGCACCCGGCATGGCGCCGGACTTCATCGCCTTCCCCGGCACGCGCTTTTCCAGCGAGCACCATTACGCCGTGTTCATGAAGGGCAGCACCCACCTGACCTCGCACCTGCTCACGCCGGTGCTGATCGACGCCAGCACCCTGGCCGTCACCGCCATCGCCGAACGGCCGTGGTACATGGACGCCATGGGCATGTCCCAACCGCTGCATTTTGGCGACTACGGCGGCATGCCGATGAAGATCCTGTGGGCGGCGCTGGATGTGCTGACCATCATCGTGCTGGTCAGTGGGATTTACTTGTGGATCGTGCGGCGCAAGGCGGGCAAGGCATGA
- the creD gene encoding cell envelope integrity protein CreD, translating to MNRSLLFKLGAIALLILLLLIPLLMINGIISDRQQLRDGVLMDIARSSSYAQRLTGPVMVVPYRKTVREWKLNEKLNKRYEVTREERGRLYFLPDRFELDGKVQTELRARGIYQARLFHADNRISGHFELPAQLGITEDFADYRFEPAFLAVGISDIRGIENALKLELGSQQLEFEPGSQVDWLGEGVHVTLPEHDSKKPNVVNFAFDLRLQGTEQLQVVPVGKTSQVSLASNWPHPSFIGNFLPAQREITDKGFSANWQTSFFSTNLEQALQTCLDKQGCEDFNNRSFGVNFIDPVDQYLKSDRAIKYALLFIALTFAGFFLFEVLKSLAVHPVQYALVGFALAFFYLLLLSLSEHIGFALAYLISASACVLLIGFYVCHVLRSVAHGLGFSAGLAALYGLLYGLLSAEDYALLMGSLLLFGLLGTVMVLTRKLDWYGVGKRKAAEPMSFDLEAVQ from the coding sequence ATGAACCGCAGCCTGCTTTTCAAACTTGGCGCGATTGCGCTGCTGATCCTGCTGTTGCTGATTCCGTTGCTGATGATCAACGGCATTATCAGCGACCGCCAGCAACTGCGCGATGGCGTATTGATGGACATCGCCCGCAGCTCCAGCTACGCCCAGCGCCTCACCGGCCCGGTGATGGTAGTGCCGTATCGCAAGACCGTCCGCGAGTGGAAGCTCAATGAAAAGCTCAACAAACGCTACGAAGTCACCCGTGAAGAGCGCGGTCGTCTGTATTTCCTGCCGGACCGATTTGAACTCGACGGCAAGGTGCAGACCGAATTGCGCGCACGGGGCATCTACCAGGCGCGGCTGTTCCATGCCGACAACCGCATCAGCGGGCATTTCGAATTGCCTGCGCAGTTGGGTATCACCGAAGACTTCGCCGATTACCGCTTTGAGCCGGCATTTCTCGCGGTGGGCATCAGCGATATTCGCGGCATCGAAAACGCGCTGAAGCTGGAGCTGGGCAGCCAGCAATTGGAGTTCGAACCCGGCTCCCAGGTGGACTGGCTGGGCGAAGGCGTGCACGTGACACTGCCGGAGCACGACAGCAAAAAGCCCAACGTCGTGAACTTTGCTTTCGACCTGCGCCTGCAAGGCACCGAGCAACTGCAAGTGGTGCCGGTGGGCAAGACCAGCCAGGTGTCACTCGCTTCCAACTGGCCACATCCCAGCTTCATCGGCAATTTCCTGCCGGCACAACGCGAGATTACCGACAAGGGCTTCAGCGCCAACTGGCAGACCTCGTTCTTCTCCACCAACCTTGAGCAAGCGCTGCAAACCTGCCTGGACAAGCAGGGCTGTGAAGACTTCAACAACCGCAGCTTCGGCGTGAACTTCATCGATCCGGTGGACCAGTACCTCAAGAGCGACCGTGCGATCAAATACGCGCTGCTCTTCATCGCCCTGACCTTCGCCGGCTTCTTCCTGTTCGAAGTACTCAAGAGCCTGGCAGTGCATCCGGTGCAGTACGCGTTGGTGGGGTTTGCGCTGGCGTTTTTCTACCTGCTGTTGCTGTCGTTGTCCGAGCACATTGGGTTCGCGCTGGCTTATCTCATCTCTGCCAGCGCCTGCGTGTTGTTGATTGGCTTCTACGTGTGCCATGTGCTGCGCAGCGTCGCTCACGGCCTGGGGTTTTCAGCGGGGTTGGCGGCGCTGTATGGCTTGTTGTACGGCCTGCTGAGTGCCGAGGATTACGCGTTGCTGATGGGCTCGCTGCTGCTGTTTGGCCTGCTGGGCACGGTGATGGTGCTGACGCGTAAGTTGGATTGGTATGGCGTGGGCAAGCGCAAGGCGGCTGAGCCGATGTCGTTTGACCTGGAGGCGGTGCAATGA
- the creB gene encoding two-component system response regulator CreB — protein sequence MAHILIVEDEAAIADTLIFALQGEGFTTTWLSLGQEALAHQRQTPADLIILDIGLPDITGFETCKQLRRFSEVPVMFLSARDGEIDRVVGLEIGADDYVVKPFSPREVTARVRAILKRIGPGAAPALFQVDLERMQISYRGQPLSLTRHEFRLLQSLLEQPERVFSREQLLDAVGVAADAGYERNIDSHIKSLRSKLRSVAAEAEPIQTHRGLGYSYSPSNS from the coding sequence ATGGCGCATATCCTGATTGTCGAAGACGAAGCGGCAATAGCCGACACACTGATATTCGCCCTGCAAGGCGAGGGCTTCACCACCACCTGGCTGAGCCTCGGCCAGGAGGCGCTGGCCCATCAGCGCCAGACGCCTGCCGACCTGATCATCCTCGACATCGGCCTGCCAGATATCACCGGGTTTGAAACCTGCAAGCAACTGCGCCGGTTCAGCGAAGTGCCGGTGATGTTCCTCAGTGCCCGGGATGGTGAGATCGACCGCGTGGTGGGGCTGGAGATCGGCGCCGATGATTATGTGGTCAAGCCCTTCAGCCCACGGGAAGTGACGGCGCGGGTCAGGGCGATCCTCAAGCGGATTGGCCCTGGTGCTGCGCCGGCGCTGTTCCAGGTTGACCTGGAGCGCATGCAGATCAGCTATCGCGGCCAGCCTTTGAGCCTCACGCGCCATGAATTCCGTTTACTGCAAAGCCTGTTGGAACAGCCCGAGCGCGTGTTCAGCCGCGAGCAACTTCTGGACGCGGTAGGCGTGGCGGCGGATGCCGGCTACGAGCGCAATATCGACAGCCACATCAAAAGCCTGCGCAGCAAATTACGCAGCGTGGCCGCCGAGGCCGAGCCGATCCAGACTCACCGCGGCCTCGGCTACAGCTACAGCCCGAGCAATAGCTGA
- a CDS encoding DUF2780 domain-containing protein, with amino-acid sequence MKISRGFALSCLMTLAAGPVFAAGFSLGDAANAISGMQGGNNKAAAAAPSSETAGLLSALTSQLNITPEQAVGGTGAMLGLAKNKLSGNDYSQLGNSVPGLDQLSGNNALGSLGALSGMLGQTGGSKTSGLDGLLGNVKNTNDLNTAFSALGMDSGMVGQFAPVILQYLGGQGASSSVLGKLAQAWGTGS; translated from the coding sequence ATGAAGATTTCACGCGGTTTCGCCCTTTCCTGCCTGATGACCCTGGCGGCCGGCCCGGTGTTCGCCGCAGGGTTCAGCCTTGGCGACGCGGCCAACGCCATTTCCGGTATGCAGGGTGGCAACAACAAGGCCGCTGCAGCCGCACCGTCGTCCGAGACGGCCGGGTTGTTGAGCGCCCTGACCTCGCAACTGAATATCACGCCCGAACAAGCGGTGGGCGGTACGGGCGCCATGCTGGGCCTGGCCAAGAACAAACTGAGCGGCAACGACTATTCGCAGCTGGGCAATAGCGTGCCGGGGCTCGACCAGCTGTCGGGCAACAATGCGTTGGGTAGCCTCGGGGCCTTGAGCGGGATGCTCGGCCAGACCGGCGGCAGCAAGACCAGCGGCCTCGACGGCCTGCTGGGCAATGTGAAGAACACCAACGACCTGAACACCGCGTTCAGCGCCTTGGGCATGGACAGTGGCATGGTCGGCCAGTTTGCCCCGGTGATCCTGCAATACCTGGGCGGCCAGGGTGCCAGCAGCTCGGTGCTGGGCAAGCTGGCCCAGGCCTGGGGCACCGGCAGTTAA
- a CDS encoding glutathione S-transferase family protein → MSAPSMTLFHNPASPFVRKVRVLLAETGQQDRVALHGCMPTPVNPDAQVVQGNPVGKIPALRLADGTVLHDSRVILDYFDHQHVGNPLIPRDGSARWRRLTLASMADGIMDAAVLVRYETALRPAEKQWDQWLDEQRNKIRRSLAELEADAIAELTSHFDIAAISVACALGYLDFRHPDMQWRLANPKLAAWYAEVSQRPSMLETQPPV, encoded by the coding sequence ATGTCCGCTCCCAGCATGACCTTGTTCCACAACCCCGCTTCACCGTTCGTTCGTAAGGTTCGCGTGTTGCTGGCTGAAACCGGCCAGCAGGACCGCGTCGCCTTGCACGGCTGCATGCCGACCCCGGTCAACCCGGATGCGCAGGTGGTGCAAGGCAACCCCGTGGGCAAGATCCCGGCCCTGCGCCTGGCCGACGGCACGGTGCTGCACGACAGCCGGGTGATCCTCGATTACTTCGACCACCAGCACGTCGGCAACCCGCTGATCCCGCGCGACGGCTCGGCCCGCTGGCGCCGCCTGACCTTGGCCTCGATGGCCGACGGCATCATGGATGCCGCCGTGCTGGTGCGCTACGAGACCGCCCTGCGCCCGGCGGAAAAGCAATGGGACCAATGGCTGGACGAGCAGCGCAACAAGATCCGCCGCAGCCTCGCCGAATTGGAAGCGGACGCGATTGCCGAACTGACCAGCCACTTCGACATCGCCGCCATCAGCGTGGCCTGCGCCTTGGGTTACCTGGACTTCCGTCATCCGGATATGCAATGGCGCCTGGCTAACCCGAAGCTTGCCGCCTGGTATGCCGAGGTCAGCCAGCGGCCTTCGATGCTGGAAACCCAGCCGCCCGTGTGA
- a CDS encoding retropepsin-like aspartic peptidase RloA2, which produces MKLLLASLALAALPVMAAEPTLYGRYEYIQLPEIGETFKAKMDTGALTASLSARDIETFTRDGDDWVRFRLGGKDASNKVYEHKVSRISKIKSRADEDDDKDEPSVAKRPVVDLEMCLGNVKRTVEVNLTDRSSFNYPLLIGAKALREFGAAVNPARRYTADKPDC; this is translated from the coding sequence GTGAAACTGCTCCTTGCCTCCCTCGCCCTGGCTGCCTTGCCTGTCATGGCCGCCGAGCCGACCCTATACGGTCGCTACGAATACATCCAACTGCCGGAGATCGGCGAAACCTTCAAGGCCAAGATGGACACCGGCGCGCTGACTGCCTCGCTGTCGGCCCGCGACATCGAGACCTTCACCCGTGATGGCGACGATTGGGTGCGCTTCCGCCTCGGCGGCAAGGACGCGTCCAATAAAGTCTATGAACACAAAGTGTCGCGCATCAGCAAGATCAAGAGCCGCGCCGACGAAGACGACGACAAGGACGAGCCGTCCGTGGCCAAACGTCCGGTGGTCGACCTGGAAATGTGCCTGGGCAACGTCAAGCGCACTGTCGAGGTCAACCTCACCGACCGCAGCAGCTTCAACTACCCCTTGTTGATCGGCGCCAAGGCCCTGCGTGAATTTGGCGCGGCGGTGAACCCGGCGCGTCGTTACACTGCCGACAAACCGGACTGCTGA